Proteins from a genomic interval of Plasmodium sp. gorilla clade G2 genome assembly, chromosome: 10:
- a CDS encoding DNA polymerase delta catalytic subunit translates to MEELKTCPFTNVIPYGLLYDKLKKEKNNEVPENYVIEEFDKLLKNYERPNVYDEIGNATFKNDEDLITFQIDLDYTVENIFKNMIYNESGSNNSILNDIFMPYRTLLSKDKNYVSVPIIRIYSLRKDGCSVLINVHNFFPYFYVEKPDDFDNEDLIKLEMLMNENLNLNSQYKIYEKKILKIEIVKTESLMYFKKNGKKDFLKITVLLPKMVPSLKKYFEGIVHVNNKPIGGIVYEANLPFILRYIIDQKITGSSWIKCKKGHYYIRNKNKKISNCTFEIDISYEHVEPITLENEYQQIPKLRILSFDIECIKLDGKGFPEAKNDPIIQISSILYFQGEPIDNCTKFIFTLLECASIPGSNVIWFNDEKSMLEAWNEFIIRIDPDFLTGYNIINFDLPYILNRGTALNLKKLKFLGRIKNVASTVKDSSFSSKQFGTHETKEINIFGRIQFDVYDLIKRDYKLKSYTLNYVSFEFLKEQKEDVHYSIMNDLQNESPESRKRIATYCIKDGVLPLRLIDKLLFIYNYVEMARVTGTPFVYLLTRGQQIKVTSQLYRKCKELNYVIPSTYMKVNTNEKYEGATVLEPIKGYYIEPISTLDFASLYPSIMIAHNLCYSTLIKSNNEVSDLQNDDITTIQGKNNLKFVKKNVKKGILPLIVEELIEARKKVKLLIKNEKNNITKMVLNGRQLALKISANSVYGYTGASSGGQLPCLEVAVSITTLGRSMIEKTKERVESFYSKSNGYEHNSTVIYGDTDSVMVKFGTNNIEEAMTLGKDAAERISKEFLAPIKLEFEKVYCPYLLLNKKRYAGLLYTNPNKHDKMDCKGIETVRRDFCILIQQMMETVLNKLLIEKNLNSAIEYTKSKIKELLTNNIDMSLLVVTKSLGKTDYETRLPHVELAKKLKQRDSATAPNVGDRVSYIIVKGVKGQAQYERAEDPLYVLDNNLAIDYNHYLDAIKSPLSRIFEVIMQNSDSLFSGDHTRHKTILTSSQTALSKFLKKSVRCIGCNSSIKKPPLCNHCKENKEFSIYMQKIKDFKSKQNEFFQLWTECQRCQGNLHVDVICMNRDCPIFYRRAKIKKDVANLQEQVTSLKMDW, encoded by the coding sequence atggaagaaCTGAAAACTTGCCCATTCACGAATGTGATTCCGTACGGGTtgttatatgataaattaaaaaaagaaaaaaataatgaagtaCCAGAAAATTATGTAATAGAAGAATTTGATAAGCtgttaaaaaattatgagaGACCAAATGTATACGATGAGATAGGAAATGCAACATTTAAGAACGATGAAGATTTGATAACATTTCAAATAGATTTAGATTATACAGTagagaatatatttaaaaatatgatatataatgaaaGTGGTTCAAATAATagtatattaaatgatatatttatgcCATATAGGACATTATTAagtaaagataaaaattatgtgtCTGTTCCTATTATTCGTATATATAGTTTAAGAAAAGATGGATGTAGTGTATTAATAaatgttcataatttttttccttatttttatgttgAAAAACCTGATGATTTTGATAATGaggatttaataaaattagaaaTGTTAATGAATGagaatttaaatttaaatagtcaatataaaatatatgaaaagaaaatattaaaaattgaaATTGTAAAAACAGAAAGTTTaatgtattttaaaaaaaatggaaaaaaagattttttaaaaattacaGTTTTATTACCAAAAATGGTACCctcattaaaaaaatattttgaaggTATTGtacatgtaaataataaaccAATTGGTGGTATTGTATATGAAGCTAATTTACCATTTATATTAAGATATATAATTGATCAAAAAATTACAGGATCATCATGGATAAAGTGTAAAAAAggtcattattatataagaaataaaaataaaaaaatatcaaattGTACATTCGAAATTGATATTAGTTATGAACATGTAGAACCAATTACTTTAGAAAATGAATATCAACAAATACCTAAATTAAGAATTCTTTCATTTGATATTGAATGTATAAAATTAGATGGTAAAGGATTTCCAGAAGCAAAAAATGATCCTATTATTCAAATTTCATCTATTCTATATTTTCAAGGAGAACCTATTGATAATTGtacaaaatttatttttacactTCTTGAATGTGCCAGTATACCAGGTTCAAATGTTATATGGtttaatgatgaaaaaagcATGTTAGAAGCATGGaatgaatttattattagaatTGATCCTGATTTTCTAACTggatataatatcattaattTTGATTTACCATATATACTAAATAGAGGTACAgctttaaatttaaaaaaattgaaatttTTGGGtagaataaaaaatgttgCAAGCACAGTTAAAGATTCAAGTTTTTCATCTAAACAATTTGGTACACATGaaacaaaagaaataaatattttcggAAGAATACAATTTGATGTTTATGATTTAATTAAAAGAGATTATAAATTGAAATCATATACATTAAATTATGTTTCatttgaatttttaaaagaacaaaaagaaGATGTACATTATAGTATAATGAATGATTTACAAAACGAAAGTCCAGAATCTAGAAAAAGAATAGCAACATATTGTATTAAAGATGGTGTATTACCATTAAGATTAatagataaattattatttatttataactaTGTTGAAATGGCTAGAGTTACTGGAACAccatttgtatatttattaacaCGTGGACAACAAATTAAAGTTACATCAcaattatatagaaaatgtAAAGAACTAAATTATGTTATACCTAGTACATATATGAAAGttaatacaaatgaaaaatatgaaggaGCAACTGTACTAGAACCTATTAAAGGTTATTATATTGAACCAATATCGACATTAGATTTTGCATCTTTATATCCATCTATTATGATTGCACATAATCTATGTTATTCTACTCTAATCAAAAGTAACAATGAAGTTTCAGATTtacaaaatgatgatataacaacaatacaaggaaaaaataatttaaaatttgtTAAGAAAAATGTTAAAAAGGGAATTCTCCCATTAATTGTAGAAGAATTAATAGAAGCTAGAAAAAAagttaaattattaattaaaaatgaaaaaaataatataaccaAAATGGTACTTAATGGTAGGCAATTAGCTCTCAAAATTTCAGCAAATTCTGTATATGGATATACAGGAGCATCATCAGGTGGACAATTACCATGTTTAGAAGTAGCTGTTTCTATTACTACATTAGGTAGATCTATGAttgaaaaaacaaaagaaaggGTAGAAAGTTTTTATAGTAAAAGTAATGGATATGAACATAATTCGACAGTTATCTATGGAGATACAGATTCTGTTATGGTCAAATTTGGAACtaataatattgaagaaGCCATGACACTAGGAAAAGATGCAGCAGAACGTATTAGTAAAGAATTTTTAGCACCTATAAAATTAGAATTTGAAAAAGTATATTgtccatatttattattaaataaaaaaagatatgcaggattattatatactaaTCCAAATAAACATGATAAAATGGATTGTAAAGGAATTGAAACTGTAAGAAGagatttttgtatattaataCAACAAATGATGGAAActgttttaaataaattattaattgaaaaaaatttaaatagtGCTATTGAATATAccaaaagtaaaataaaagaattgcTAACAAACAATATTGATATGAGTTTATTAGTTGTAACGAAATCATTAGGAAAAACAGATTATGAAACAAGGTTACCACATGTAGAATTAgccaaaaaattaaaacaaagaGACAGTGCTACAGCACCTAATGTTGGAGATCGAGTTAGTTATATAATTGTTAAAGGTGTTAAAGGACAAGCACAATATGAAAGAGCAGAAGATCCTTTATATGTTTTAGATAATAATCTAGCTATAgattataatcattatctAGATGCAATTAAAAGTCCTTTATCTAGAATATTTGAAGTTATTATGCAAAATTCAGATTCCTTATTTTCAGGTGATCATACAAGACATAAAACTATATTAACATCAAGTCAAACTGCCTTATccaaatttttaaaaaaatcagTTAGATGCATAGGCTGTAACAGTTCCATAAAAAAACCACCTCTATGTAACCActgtaaagaaaataaagaattctCTATCTATAtgcaaaaaattaaagatttTAAGAGTAAACAAAATGAATTCTTTCAGTTATGGACTGAATGCCAACGATGTCAAGGAAATTTACATGTGGATGTTATATGTATGAATAGGGATTGCCCTATATTTTATAGACGagcaaaaattaaaaaggatGTAGCGAATTTACAGGAACAGGTTACTTCATTAAAAATGGATTGgtga
- a CDS encoding protein of early gametocyte 4 codes for MKSSSHIILLNIILFVSFLGCVLSLNLFSGNEDKHALKDIDRTLENLLKKKKILISTAAVALAITLGGLFGSIGYKSWKNKNNKKDKVNDGSDSEELDSSKDDKDE; via the coding sequence ATGAAGAGTTCTAGCCACATCATTCTTTTAAACATAATCCTATTCGTTAGCTTCTTAGGATGTGTTTTAAGCCTTAACCTTTTTTCTGGAAATGAAGATAAGCATGCGTTGAAGGATATCGACAGAACATTAGAAAACCttttgaagaaaaagaaaatcctCATATCTACTGCTGCTGTTGCTTTGGCTATAACCTTAGGTGGTTTATTTGGAAGTATAGGATATAAGAGCtggaaaaacaaaaataataaaaaagataaggTGAATGATGGATCCGATTCTGAAGAATTAGATAGCTCTAAGGACGACAAagatgaataa